The following are encoded in a window of Paenibacillus polymyxa genomic DNA:
- a CDS encoding DMT family transporter, with translation MSRSLYAALLLLSLIWGGSFMFIKVLLLHQVGPWTIVFLRSSFGLIFIVLLMLLMRRPFKIKSIPWKSVTLVALVNMVLPWTLIGFSETKIASSMASVLNATTPIWTMLVGLVFFGAIFHRMQWLGMGLAFVGIIILLGINPASIISVDPVGFGCMLLATLCYGFGTQLSKRFLSNLSMYQATFATLFGAAVGGGIMMAIVERPDLSIVSDPGVLGSLIGLGVLGSGVAYILFNYMILRGSAEFASSVTYFVPVSAIVWGFLLLNEHIGWNVLTGLVLILGGVFMANQRRTAKLSG, from the coding sequence TTGTCACGTTCGTTATATGCAGCTTTATTATTGTTGAGCCTCATTTGGGGCGGTTCGTTTATGTTTATCAAGGTGTTGTTGCTACATCAAGTAGGACCGTGGACTATTGTATTTCTTAGATCCAGCTTTGGACTTATTTTTATCGTCTTATTAATGCTACTTATGCGCAGGCCGTTTAAAATTAAAAGCATTCCGTGGAAATCGGTTACTCTGGTAGCTTTGGTCAACATGGTTTTGCCATGGACATTGATCGGTTTTAGCGAGACCAAAATAGCTAGCAGTATGGCTTCTGTATTGAATGCCACCACGCCAATATGGACCATGTTGGTGGGGCTTGTTTTTTTCGGGGCTATTTTTCATCGGATGCAGTGGTTAGGAATGGGGCTCGCTTTTGTAGGAATTATTATTTTATTGGGTATTAATCCTGCATCTATTATTTCTGTTGATCCTGTGGGTTTTGGGTGTATGCTGCTTGCGACTCTCTGCTATGGATTTGGAACACAGCTCTCCAAACGTTTTCTCTCCAATCTTTCCATGTATCAGGCTACCTTTGCGACACTGTTTGGTGCGGCGGTAGGGGGTGGTATTATGATGGCAATTGTGGAGAGACCTGATTTGTCGATTGTTTCTGATCCAGGTGTATTGGGTTCCCTTATAGGGCTGGGAGTTTTAGGATCAGGAGTAGCATATATTTTGTTCAACTACATGATTTTGCGGGGGAGTGCGGAATTTGCTTCTTCGGTGACGTATTTTGTACCAGTAAGTGCCATCGTATGGGGCTTTTTGCTCCTGAATGAACATATTGGCTGGAACGTTCTGACCGGGCTGGTCCTTATACTTGGAGGGGTGTTTATGGCCAACCAGCGTAGAACCGCCAAATTAAGTGGATAA
- a CDS encoding spore germination protein, with amino-acid sequence MAGHDAASVELNRNVSFIEQALFYTDDLKKQAISVDGKDGMLLYIDSLVDQEMIQTHILSALYEKIDAVSHQMFTTLSSQKDTDLQNAADSLIQGYCIFMINGAEEFFILSSEKTYTRSTDEPENEGVIRGPHNGFIEQLSINLNLIRKQIVTPSLVVRYFYVGSKTRTKIAIVYVQDLANPELVEAVKTRIKAISSDMVLPPGFIQEFIEDNPFSLFPQQLSTERPDRVTANLMEGRIAILAEGSPTALIAPVSFFAFYQSPDDYHGRWIISSFLRTIRMMSFLIAFTLPAIYIATIAFHPAILPLELAHTIKKSLENVPFPAIVEAMLLELIFEVLREAGVRLPSRVGQTIGIVGGLVIGDAIVRAGLVSYTMIIVVSLTAISSFLVPSHEMSSAVRILRFPMMIAAALFGYIGIAFGLLFLTIHLCKLETFGTPYFAPLAPFRLGDMKDVFIRFPIWTFHQRPYDSQAQKLKQQNDSRSWKRRE; translated from the coding sequence TTGGCTGGACATGACGCAGCTTCCGTTGAATTAAACAGAAATGTTTCCTTTATTGAGCAAGCCCTTTTTTATACGGATGATTTAAAAAAACAGGCAATTTCCGTTGACGGCAAAGACGGTATGCTGCTCTATATTGATTCGCTCGTAGATCAGGAGATGATTCAAACTCATATCCTGAGTGCCTTATATGAGAAAATCGATGCAGTCTCTCATCAAATGTTCACCACCTTAAGCAGTCAAAAAGACACCGACCTTCAAAATGCTGCTGACTCACTTATTCAGGGATATTGCATTTTTATGATAAATGGGGCGGAAGAATTTTTTATCCTTTCTTCCGAAAAGACATATACTCGCAGTACGGACGAACCAGAAAACGAAGGGGTTATTCGCGGACCGCACAATGGATTCATTGAGCAGTTATCCATCAATCTGAATCTGATTCGCAAACAAATTGTCACACCGTCGCTGGTTGTACGCTACTTCTATGTGGGATCTAAAACCCGGACTAAAATCGCTATTGTCTATGTTCAAGACTTGGCTAATCCTGAGCTAGTGGAAGCAGTGAAAACGAGAATTAAAGCGATCTCCTCCGATATGGTGCTCCCCCCCGGTTTTATTCAAGAGTTTATTGAGGACAACCCTTTTTCCCTCTTCCCTCAACAGCTCAGCACGGAACGACCGGATCGTGTGACCGCCAATCTAATGGAGGGACGGATAGCGATTTTGGCTGAAGGTAGCCCTACTGCTCTAATAGCTCCCGTCTCTTTTTTTGCATTTTACCAAAGTCCAGATGATTATCACGGCCGTTGGATTATTAGTTCATTTCTAAGAACGATTCGAATGATGAGCTTTTTGATCGCTTTTACGCTGCCTGCTATTTACATTGCGACAATTGCTTTTCATCCAGCTATTTTGCCACTAGAGTTGGCGCATACCATTAAAAAATCACTGGAAAATGTTCCATTCCCAGCGATTGTGGAGGCTATGCTGCTTGAATTGATCTTTGAGGTGCTACGAGAAGCCGGGGTCCGTCTACCCAGTCGGGTTGGCCAAACTATTGGAATCGTTGGTGGTCTCGTCATCGGAGATGCTATCGTTCGGGCTGGTCTCGTGTCGTATACGATGATCATCGTCGTCTCGTTAACAGCCATTTCTTCTTTTTTAGTGCCTTCTCATGAAATGAGCTCAGCGGTTCGTATCCTTCGTTTTCCGATGATGATTGCTGCAGCCTTGTTTGGATACATTGGCATTGCTTTCGGTTTGCTTTTTCTTACTATCCACCTTTGCAAGCTGGAGACCTTTGGTACGCCCTACTTTGCTCCTCTTGCACCATTCCGGCTCGGTGATATGAAAGATGTTTTTATCCGCTTTCCAATTTGGACATTTCATCAGCGACCATATGATTCTCAAGCCCAAAAATTGAAGCAGCAGAACGACTCTAGGAGCTGGAAACGACGTGAATAA
- a CDS encoding GerAB/ArcD/ProY family transporter: protein MNKESTIASGQLFFLIIKFEIGVDILSLPYQMHLSAKGGGWISVIIGGLLIQLIILMCWLLLRRFPSSSIYQILTQITGCWIGKALTVAYIAYYLLMGTSVLVNAYDVINRWMLQYTPRWAILALFLFSSIYLVRENLRTIARVLVLISFLIFPMMLLISYGIKQSNPLYLLPLTEAGWPRIIVGSKETLLAMFGFEFILVVFPMVEGKSIGKLKSILAANAIVVLLYCFTVFTCTTAFSPQQLELMPEPVIYLLRSIPLGTMDRVDFIFLPIWLISIFGAISGYYYAASYGISYLFKQKSHKKAVPFVVLASCCIAYLPQRREDFELIGSIANNSAYLFLIVFPFLLLILSYLFKKKEGPET from the coding sequence GTGAATAAAGAAAGTACCATTGCATCGGGTCAACTTTTTTTTCTCATCATTAAGTTTGAGATTGGCGTAGACATTTTGTCACTTCCCTATCAGATGCACCTTTCAGCTAAAGGAGGGGGTTGGATATCTGTCATTATTGGCGGCCTTTTGATTCAACTCATTATTTTGATGTGCTGGCTTCTGCTAAGACGTTTTCCCTCCTCTTCGATTTATCAAATATTAACCCAAATTACTGGTTGCTGGATTGGAAAAGCATTGACTGTGGCTTACATCGCTTACTATCTGCTTATGGGTACCTCCGTTCTTGTGAACGCATACGACGTCATCAATCGCTGGATGCTGCAATATACTCCCCGTTGGGCTATACTTGCACTGTTTTTGTTCAGTAGCATATATCTGGTTCGCGAAAATTTAAGAACAATTGCTCGAGTGCTTGTTTTAATTTCATTTCTGATTTTTCCCATGATGCTGTTAATTAGCTATGGTATAAAGCAGTCCAACCCGCTTTATCTGCTACCTCTGACTGAGGCGGGATGGCCCCGTATTATTGTCGGTTCAAAAGAAACGCTCCTAGCGATGTTTGGTTTTGAGTTCATTCTTGTCGTCTTTCCCATGGTTGAGGGCAAAAGTATAGGCAAGCTCAAGTCAATTTTGGCAGCTAACGCGATCGTGGTACTATTGTATTGTTTTACTGTATTTACCTGTACAACCGCATTCAGCCCCCAACAGCTTGAATTAATGCCGGAGCCAGTCATTTATTTGCTCAGATCCATTCCACTGGGAACGATGGATCGGGTCGATTTTATTTTTCTGCCGATTTGGCTCATTTCGATCTTTGGTGCTATAAGTGGTTATTATTATGCGGCGTCTTACGGAATAAGCTATCTATTCAAGCAAAAGAGTCACAAAAAGGCGGTTCCCTTTGTTGTGCTCGCCTCATGTTGTATTGCCTATTTGCCTCAACGAAGAGAAGATTTCGAGCTTATTGGTTCCATAGCTAATAACTCTGCTTATCTTTTCCTAATTGTGTTCCCTTTTCTGCTGCTGATCCTATCGTATCTCTTCAAAAAAAAGGAGGGACCTGAAACATGA
- a CDS encoding Ger(x)C family spore germination protein, translating into MKKKSRALGMLTLLIFITGCWDQDNLKDARLANASAYDLTPEGMLLQTLEVVDDSQSNQGKSTNEIHSGTGHSVRQSTDKIRAKVTGDIRFFKYGVILYGTSLARKDLYPYLDVLYREPDHPTSHVKVAIVDGLAGEIIDQKGIGNLLIGEFITKKIRSLEEMCMFPEMTLETLLPPMLDPGQDFVLPYLSKEGEDIAARGIALFHGQKFTGSLSNEQGVLYVLMTGKWKNTARFVKRIHPGSVGDVQNFITYQANIQNVKRSLKVKVQRDGQIDVELNLKLPVDIVEYARNHLQDKANVRRLNRQLSEIMTQDAEQIIRTLQENGCDAFGVGRQLIAHHPAVWKSVDWNKEYPNVRFHPQVTVDIVGNGILN; encoded by the coding sequence ATGAAAAAAAAGAGCAGAGCGCTTGGAATGCTAACTCTACTCATTTTTATAACAGGCTGCTGGGATCAGGACAATTTGAAGGATGCCCGATTGGCAAATGCATCGGCTTATGATCTCACTCCTGAAGGCATGTTGCTGCAAACGCTAGAGGTTGTAGACGATTCTCAAAGCAATCAAGGTAAAAGCACCAATGAAATTCACTCAGGCACCGGTCATTCCGTTCGGCAAAGCACAGACAAAATCCGGGCTAAAGTAACCGGGGATATCCGCTTTTTCAAATACGGAGTTATTCTGTATGGTACAAGCTTGGCCCGAAAAGATCTATATCCCTATCTGGATGTGCTGTATCGTGAGCCTGACCATCCGACTTCCCATGTCAAGGTAGCTATTGTAGATGGATTAGCTGGAGAAATAATAGATCAAAAAGGCATAGGTAACCTCTTAATTGGCGAATTTATAACCAAAAAAATCAGAAGCCTTGAGGAAATGTGTATGTTCCCGGAAATGACACTGGAGACATTGCTCCCCCCAATGCTTGATCCGGGTCAAGATTTTGTGCTTCCCTATCTTTCCAAAGAAGGAGAAGATATTGCAGCACGTGGAATTGCCTTATTTCACGGACAAAAATTCACAGGAAGCCTAAGTAATGAGCAAGGTGTTTTATATGTCCTGATGACTGGAAAGTGGAAAAATACAGCTCGCTTTGTAAAAAGGATACATCCAGGATCTGTCGGTGATGTGCAAAACTTTATTACGTATCAGGCTAACATTCAGAATGTCAAACGTAGCCTTAAAGTGAAAGTTCAGCGCGATGGACAAATTGATGTGGAGCTTAACCTGAAATTGCCTGTCGATATTGTTGAATATGCACGTAATCATCTTCAAGATAAAGCTAACGTACGGCGTCTAAACCGTCAACTTTCCGAAATCATGACCCAGGATGCGGAACAAATTATCCGTACACTTCAGGAAAATGGATGTGATGCCTTTGGCGTAGGCAGACAGTTGATCGCTCATCATCCAGCAGTATGGAAAAGTGTAGATTGGAATAAAGAATATCCCAATGTCCGTTTTCATCCGCAGGTCACTGTAGACATTGTCGGGAACGGCATTTTAAACTAA
- a CDS encoding transglycosylase domain-containing protein has product MNPKRRPSSQKRSRWRIFGRVLLINIKWFSFAGVLGVLFAGGLISGYVAALVHDEPVRSRQLIYEKVNENALTSFVFFNDQVTPVGRMRMEEDRQLVDLKDVPQSIVDALISTEDSQFYEHRGVDLKGTARAVKQKLLNENRQTGGSTLTQQVARRVFLSLDKTDSRKVKEMLLALRMERFMGKDKILTAYLNKMPFGNGSAGYNLYGIKSASLGIFNVSDLHKLHIAQAAYLAGLPQLPSVYSAFDGKGNFDEEGFNKAMERQRVVLGRMLATGKLTLSEYNEALQFDVKATLAPHREKSYNTFPYLMLETEREAAQLLALQQNPDITAAEISKPEHAELLQNTREELQRSGYRIYTTINKKIYNNMRQIAANPQNFSPYSKKKGLEQIAAIMIDHKTGAILGMIEGRDFNTEQMNYATQMTRQPGSAMKPIAAYLPALEKGYTQPAGLIDDSQIILKDGRKGYHIPKNYNRRYEGLMTAREALNRSINIPALRLFLYEVKIPNAWNFVRSLGITTIQPQDEHAQTGVLGGLSKGVSVEELTAAYGTIPNMGVYNAPHLISKITDANGKIIYEFKPQTKRVYSQQTAFLMTDMLKTVISDPRGTGKRLQNAFKSYGAIDIAGKTGTTQNFGDVWFMGYTPDVTLGVWAGYRQQVNTLSQEGHSRAQSVWALIMNEAVKDQPELFKNKHFIRPEGVVRVTVSSLTGKLPGRYSRQSGQLVTDWFNQKYVPTEVGRERLPRSARPVVPSKPDIKEKEVPEVEVPAIDQEKIPPEETDSAVPDADTEIEMPDENNDVPSTDTSQPFVENEQGTPSESESQSETPKTQSDEVIYPEIISDQPKN; this is encoded by the coding sequence ATGAACCCAAAACGTCGACCATCATCTCAAAAACGCAGTAGGTGGCGTATTTTTGGCAGAGTTTTGCTGATTAATATCAAGTGGTTCTCGTTTGCGGGTGTACTTGGAGTGCTATTTGCTGGAGGTCTTATATCCGGTTATGTAGCGGCACTGGTTCATGATGAACCTGTACGATCACGTCAGTTGATATATGAAAAGGTAAATGAGAACGCTCTGACCAGCTTTGTATTTTTTAATGATCAGGTAACTCCGGTTGGAAGAATGCGCATGGAGGAGGATCGACAGCTCGTTGATCTGAAGGATGTCCCTCAGTCTATTGTGGACGCCCTCATTTCAACGGAAGACAGCCAATTTTATGAGCATCGTGGTGTGGATTTAAAGGGAACAGCTCGTGCTGTTAAGCAGAAGCTTTTGAATGAAAACCGCCAAACAGGCGGCAGCACACTGACGCAGCAGGTAGCGCGAAGGGTTTTTCTCAGTCTGGATAAGACGGACAGCCGCAAGGTGAAGGAAATGCTGCTGGCACTGCGTATGGAGCGTTTTATGGGTAAGGATAAAATATTAACGGCTTACTTAAACAAAATGCCCTTTGGTAATGGTTCCGCTGGTTACAATTTATATGGAATCAAGTCTGCTTCTTTAGGGATTTTCAATGTAAGTGATCTACATAAGCTTCATATTGCTCAGGCGGCTTATTTGGCAGGTCTTCCCCAACTGCCATCTGTTTATTCCGCTTTTGATGGTAAAGGGAACTTTGATGAAGAAGGCTTCAATAAAGCGATGGAGCGCCAGCGTGTCGTGTTGGGAAGAATGCTGGCAACAGGTAAACTTACGCTATCCGAATATAACGAGGCGCTTCAATTTGATGTGAAAGCCACTCTTGCGCCACATCGCGAAAAAAGCTATAACACATTCCCTTATTTGATGCTGGAGACAGAGCGGGAAGCCGCCCAATTGTTAGCGCTCCAACAAAATCCCGATATCACAGCAGCCGAGATTTCCAAGCCTGAGCATGCCGAGCTTCTTCAAAATACGCGAGAAGAGTTGCAACGGTCCGGATATCGAATTTATACAACGATAAATAAGAAAATTTATAACAATATGCGGCAGATTGCAGCCAATCCACAAAACTTTTCTCCATACAGTAAGAAGAAGGGATTAGAGCAGATTGCAGCAATCATGATTGATCATAAGACAGGGGCTATACTCGGTATGATCGAGGGCAGGGATTTTAATACCGAGCAAATGAACTATGCAACTCAAATGACACGTCAGCCCGGTTCTGCCATGAAGCCTATTGCTGCTTATTTACCTGCTTTGGAAAAGGGCTACACTCAGCCAGCCGGTCTTATTGATGATTCACAAATCATATTGAAAGACGGGCGTAAAGGTTATCATATTCCTAAAAATTATAACAGACGGTACGAGGGGCTTATGACAGCCCGTGAGGCACTCAATCGGTCAATCAATATCCCTGCACTGAGGCTGTTCTTATATGAAGTTAAAATTCCAAACGCTTGGAATTTTGTGCGTTCTCTTGGAATTACGACGATTCAGCCGCAGGATGAACATGCTCAGACAGGGGTTCTAGGTGGACTAAGCAAAGGGGTATCCGTCGAGGAACTGACCGCAGCATATGGAACGATTCCCAATATGGGTGTATATAATGCACCTCATCTGATTAGCAAAATTACGGATGCTAACGGGAAGATCATATATGAATTTAAACCGCAGACGAAGCGTGTATATTCGCAGCAAACCGCATTTTTGATGACGGATATGCTTAAAACTGTTATATCAGATCCGAGGGGAACTGGTAAACGCCTGCAAAATGCTTTTAAAAGCTACGGTGCCATTGATATCGCCGGTAAAACCGGTACAACACAAAACTTTGGTGATGTGTGGTTTATGGGGTACACACCTGACGTTACACTAGGCGTCTGGGCTGGTTACCGCCAACAGGTTAATACATTATCTCAAGAAGGCCATTCCAGAGCACAGTCAGTGTGGGCACTGATCATGAATGAGGCGGTCAAGGACCAGCCTGAACTTTTTAAGAATAAGCACTTTATACGGCCGGAAGGTGTTGTAAGAGTTACGGTTTCTAGCCTTACAGGTAAGCTGCCAGGGCGTTATTCCCGTCAATCGGGTCAACTTGTGACTGACTGGTTTAATCAAAAGTATGTGCCTACTGAAGTTGGAAGAGAACGGCTTCCGCGTTCTGCTAGACCAGTGGTCCCGTCCAAACCAGATATCAAGGAAAAAGAAGTCCCAGAGGTTGAGGTACCTGCAATAGATCAAGAGAAAATTCCACCAGAGGAAACGGATTCTGCTGTTCCTGACGCAGACACAGAGATAGAAATGCCTGATGAGAATAACGATGTGCCATCAACAGATACTTCGCAACCTTTTGTTGAAAACGAACAGGGGACTCCTTCTGAATCGGAAAGCCAGAGTGAGACTCCCAAAACCCAATCTGATGAAGTTATTTATCCAGAAATAATATCTGATCAACCCAAAAACTAA
- a CDS encoding DNA polymerase IV, which produces MKEHRNRTIFLSDCQSFYTSIEKADDPKYQHKPLVVAGDPALRSGIILAACPLAKKYGISTAERLGEAVKKCPDLIIVRPRMQHYIDVSLKITEIYNEYTDLVEVFSIDEQFLDMSGSLSLFGDPVSIASEIQQKVLAQTGVWIRIGIGSNKMLAKTATDIWAKKNDSGIFLLSTSDIAALLWPQPVRLMFGIGSRMERHLEKLGLHTIGDIARTPLPRLQDKFRSHFGKQSDIQAEVIWRTANGIDHSPVKPETFNTPPKSIGHMMTLPRDYLQPAEVETILLELTEEVCRDARRKGYMGSVVTVHCICSPYEAPTGFSRQMKIPDPTNHTQKVYETVKKIFYTFWNHMPVKRAGVTLSGLVDDQLYQLDFFEDQERSRALEKVTDTLKDRYGQSIIMRASSLTDAGQAMERSIKIGGHYK; this is translated from the coding sequence TTGAAGGAACACAGAAATAGAACCATATTCTTATCGGACTGCCAAAGTTTTTATACTAGCATCGAAAAAGCAGATGATCCCAAATACCAACATAAGCCACTCGTTGTGGCCGGTGACCCTGCACTTCGTTCAGGCATTATTTTAGCTGCGTGTCCGCTGGCCAAAAAATACGGTATATCTACAGCAGAACGTCTGGGAGAAGCGGTGAAAAAATGTCCTGACCTTATCATTGTACGTCCGCGTATGCAGCATTATATCGATGTCTCATTAAAAATAACAGAAATTTATAATGAATATACGGATTTGGTTGAGGTTTTCAGCATTGATGAACAGTTTCTGGATATGAGCGGAAGCCTCTCCCTGTTCGGGGATCCGGTGAGTATTGCAAGTGAAATTCAGCAAAAGGTACTGGCACAAACAGGAGTATGGATTCGAATTGGTATCGGCTCCAACAAAATGCTCGCTAAAACCGCAACAGATATATGGGCTAAAAAAAATGACAGTGGCATTTTCTTGTTGTCTACATCCGATATTGCAGCGTTGCTATGGCCTCAGCCAGTACGTCTTATGTTCGGCATCGGTTCACGAATGGAACGGCATTTGGAGAAGCTTGGACTACACACCATTGGAGATATCGCACGTACTCCCTTACCTCGGCTACAGGACAAATTCCGGTCTCATTTCGGTAAGCAGTCCGATATTCAGGCAGAGGTAATATGGCGAACTGCTAACGGGATCGATCACAGCCCGGTCAAGCCGGAAACATTTAATACACCTCCCAAATCCATCGGTCATATGATGACTCTTCCTCGAGACTATCTCCAGCCTGCGGAAGTGGAAACCATCCTGCTTGAACTAACAGAGGAGGTGTGTCGGGACGCCCGCCGCAAAGGATATATGGGCTCGGTTGTGACTGTTCATTGTATATGCAGTCCCTACGAGGCACCAACCGGATTCTCCCGACAAATGAAGATACCCGATCCTACAAACCATACCCAAAAGGTATATGAAACCGTTAAAAAAATCTTTTATACTTTTTGGAATCATATGCCTGTGAAGCGCGCAGGAGTTACTTTAAGCGGATTGGTGGATGATCAACTGTATCAACTGGATTTTTTTGAGGATCAGGAGCGATCCCGTGCTTTGGAAAAGGTGACGGACACTTTAAAGGATCGGTACGGTCAGTCCATCATCATGCGCGCGTCGTCGTTAACAGATGCCGGGCAGGCCATGGAACGGTCTATCAAAATTGGCGGTCATTACAAATAA
- a CDS encoding stage VI sporulation protein F, producing MSYQQYGISPQLVERIKLKMKNRALKDRVKQQIEGVTKADLQNKAKVRHLVKTTSAILNERLTAAQEEQLTAFVLAQKIDPSNTFHLIKLWGMFR from the coding sequence TTGAGCTATCAGCAATATGGAATCAGTCCGCAACTGGTGGAGCGGATTAAGTTGAAAATGAAAAATCGTGCGCTCAAGGATCGGGTTAAGCAGCAGATCGAAGGTGTGACTAAAGCGGACCTGCAAAATAAAGCTAAGGTGCGTCATCTTGTGAAGACCACTTCTGCTATTTTAAACGAGCGTTTGACGGCTGCGCAGGAGGAGCAATTGACCGCCTTCGTATTGGCACAAAAAATTGATCCGTCCAATACATTCCATCTAATCAAGCTGTGGGGAATGTTCCGTTGA
- the recG gene encoding ATP-dependent DNA helicase RecG, producing the protein MLQLDQIPLKQIHGVSALKEGELHAFGISNIQDMLEYYPFRYEDYRLRSLSEVKDGDKITVQAKIMGIPVLQRYGRKSRLTCKLMAEDWMFTATWFNRHFMKEQLTSGREIVVTGKWDLKRMQMTVADSEFPDKGVARSGTLQPVYSIGGKITQSWMRKTMNQTLQQFGEMIPEILPELLVRKYSMMPRKQAIAGIHQPQDNREGQEARRRMVYEELFLFQLKMQAFRALNRGRADGVVHTVDNATIREFVRALPFELTDAQKKVELEILHDLRSPYCMNRLLQGDVGSGKTVVAAIGLFATVRSGFQGALMVPTEILAEQHMRSLHKLFEPFGISVGLLTGSTTGKKRKELLAALQMGLLDIVVGTHALIQEDVYFRQLGLVVTDEQHRFGVNQRSVLRRKGYNPDVLTMTATPIPRTLAITAFGDMDVSTLSERPKGRIPISTYWVKHELMDRVLGFISREVDQGRQAYLICPLIEESEKLDVQNAIDLHIQMQQAFPHYRVGLLHGRMTPAEKEEVMRSFYANEVQLLVSTTVVEVGVDVPNATLMIIMDADRFGLSQLHQLRGRVGRGAHASYCVLIADPKSEVGQERMKVMTDTDDGFEVARRDLDLRGPGDFFGTKQSGLPEFRLADMVADFEVLEKAREDATDLIKDASFWTSPQYEALRGYLQKEQIFQGDLID; encoded by the coding sequence ATGCTGCAATTGGATCAAATACCTTTAAAACAAATACATGGCGTGAGTGCTCTCAAAGAGGGAGAGCTTCACGCTTTTGGCATTTCTAACATACAGGACATGCTGGAATATTATCCGTTTCGGTATGAAGATTACCGACTGCGCTCGCTAAGCGAAGTGAAGGACGGAGATAAGATTACGGTACAGGCCAAAATTATGGGCATTCCGGTGCTTCAGCGTTACGGGCGCAAATCAAGGTTGACTTGTAAATTGATGGCCGAGGATTGGATGTTTACCGCGACATGGTTTAATCGGCATTTCATGAAGGAGCAGCTAACCTCAGGTCGTGAAATTGTGGTGACTGGTAAATGGGATCTCAAACGTATGCAGATGACTGTTGCAGATTCTGAGTTTCCTGATAAAGGAGTAGCCCGCTCGGGGACGCTTCAACCGGTGTACTCTATAGGCGGCAAGATTACGCAAAGCTGGATGCGAAAAACGATGAATCAGACGCTCCAGCAGTTTGGCGAAATGATCCCCGAAATATTGCCTGAGTTGCTTGTACGCAAATATAGTATGATGCCGCGCAAGCAGGCTATCGCGGGTATACACCAGCCTCAGGACAACCGCGAGGGGCAAGAGGCTCGTCGGCGGATGGTGTATGAGGAGCTATTTTTATTTCAACTGAAAATGCAGGCATTCCGGGCGCTAAATCGTGGTCGAGCGGACGGGGTGGTACATACGGTGGATAACGCCACGATTCGTGAATTTGTAAGGGCTTTGCCTTTTGAATTAACGGATGCACAGAAGAAGGTAGAGCTTGAAATACTGCACGATCTACGCTCACCTTATTGTATGAACCGTTTGCTTCAGGGAGATGTTGGGTCAGGTAAAACAGTTGTTGCTGCCATCGGTTTATTTGCCACAGTACGTTCGGGTTTTCAGGGAGCGCTGATGGTGCCAACCGAAATATTGGCCGAGCAGCATATGCGGTCGCTTCACAAGCTGTTTGAGCCCTTTGGAATCAGTGTGGGCCTACTGACTGGGAGTACAACCGGGAAGAAGCGTAAGGAGCTGCTAGCTGCTCTCCAAATGGGTCTGCTGGACATTGTAGTAGGCACCCATGCTCTCATTCAGGAAGATGTATATTTTCGCCAGCTTGGGCTTGTTGTAACGGATGAGCAGCATAGATTCGGAGTGAACCAGCGTAGTGTACTGCGTCGCAAAGGCTATAATCCCGATGTGCTGACGATGACGGCCACACCGATCCCTCGTACGCTGGCCATCACTGCGTTTGGCGATATGGATGTTTCTACGTTGTCAGAGCGGCCGAAAGGGCGTATTCCAATTTCCACCTATTGGGTGAAGCACGAACTGATGGATCGGGTACTTGGTTTTATTTCCCGCGAGGTAGATCAGGGACGACAGGCTTATCTGATTTGCCCGTTGATTGAAGAGTCAGAGAAGCTGGACGTACAGAATGCCATTGATTTGCATATTCAAATGCAACAGGCTTTTCCACATTACCGCGTTGGGCTATTACATGGACGGATGACTCCCGCAGAAAAGGAAGAAGTTATGCGTTCTTTCTATGCGAATGAGGTTCAGTTACTCGTTTCAACGACGGTTGTGGAGGTGGGGGTAGACGTCCCCAATGCGACGCTAATGATCATTATGGATGCGGATCGTTTTGGGCTGTCCCAGTTACATCAATTACGTGGACGTGTCGGACGGGGAGCCCATGCCTCGTATTGTGTACTGATCGCTGATCCTAAGTCGGAGGTTGGTCAGGAGCGGATGAAGGTTATGACCGATACGGACGATGGTTTTGAGGTGGCTAGACGCGATCTGGATTTGAGAGGGCCAGGTGACTTTTTTGGCACCAAGCAGAGTGGGCTACCCGAGTTTCGTTTAGCAGATATGGTAGCGGATTTTGAGGTGCTGGAAAAGGCGCGTGAGGATGCAACTGATCTGATCAAGGATGCGTCCTTTTGGACATCTCCGCAGTATGAAGCACTGCGCGGTTATTTGCAAAAAGAGCAGATTTTCCAAGGTGATCTCATCGACTAA